GTACGCAAGACCCCGTTTCTCACGAATTTCCTGGAACAGTCTGGAGCTCATGCCTCCACCAATGGCGTTATTCAGAACAACCATAGCGAATTGCAGCGGATCTCCGATTTTACAGCCCGGGAACGAGATACAGATATGATTCTGTTCCGTTTTCTTTTTGTGAAAGAGCTGTCCGCTTTGGAAGGCTGGCATCGTGACTGCTTCCGTTACTCCATTTACATCAAAAGCACCAAAATGTTTCTCCATCAGATCGATTACACTGTCATCAATATTACCCGCGATACTAATGACCGTGTTCTCAATCGTGTAGTGCTCCTTCATATATGCACGCAGATGACTGGAATCCATCGCTTTGAGACGTTCTTCCGTACCCAGGATTGGGTATGCGAGTGGATGCTCACCATAGGCGGCCAAGGCCATCAGATCATGAACCATATCATCAGGCGTATCTTCATACATCGAGATTTCTTCCAGAATGACGTTTTTCTCCTTGATCAATTCACCATCATCCATTTTGGAGCGGAAAAACATATCAGACAATACATCAACCGCAATCGGCAAATGTTCATCCAACACTTTAGCATAATAACACGTGTATTCTTTGGAAGTGAATGCGTTCACGTTACCGCCAATCGCATCGAACTGCTCCGCAATCGCCTTGGCATCATAACGATCTGTTCCCTTGAACAGCATGTGTTCAATAAAATGTGATACTCCGTTACTTGCAGGTTGCTCATTGCGTGAACCTGTCTTGACCCATATTCCGAAAGACACAGAACGGCAGGTCGGTATCTGTTCCATGACAACTCTGAGGCCATTGCCCAGCTGAATTTTTTTCATGGTTGGCCCTCCTACATCTCTATAATTGCCTTGATTTCAACCTTGAAATTGAAATCGACATTTGGGTTCCAACTGTTTGATATTAACAAAAAAACAACGTTCACTCAACCGCAGAGGTATTTACACGTTCCGAAGACAGCGTCTCACTTACTGTTCCGAGCACCAGACCTTTGGCCCGTATGGATTGAATCATGCCCTTTAAAGCTCCCGAAGAAGCAGCTGTAGGGTGCATTAGAATTAACGTGCCTGCCTCGGTATTTTTAGCAATTTTGGCAACAACGGCATCCGGGCTTGGCTTACGCCAATCCACAGTATCTACTGTCCATAACACGGTTTGCAGTCCCATGGATGAAGCAATGTCAACGGTCTTCTGATTAAAGTCACCGGAAGGCGGAGCAAACCAACGATTCTCTACGCCCAGTGTTTTATGGAGCAGATCCTGGGTTTTGCTAATTTCCAGCTTGGCCCGTTCTGCGCTCAATCGACTCATATTGGGGTGAGAATATGCATGATTGGACATCTCATGCCCACGCTTTTGAATTTCTTTGGCCAGTTCAACATTTTTGCTTAACCAACTTCCATCCAGAAAAAAAGTAGCCTTCACTTTCTCGGCATCGAGCGTATCCAGCATCGGTTTAATGTATTCGTTCCCCCAGGCCACATTAATCATAAAAGAAACCATCGGTTTGTTTGCATTCCCCCGATAAATCGGATGTGCACCCAAATCCTTAAGCTGGATCTCCGGCTCAATCTGACGGTAGACATACGCTATTTTGGTATTCAACGTTCCACTCAGCGCCTTACGGTATGTCGCTTCCACATCAATCTCCATGCCATTATAACCAGGAATCGCTTTCCATACCCGATCCACTCTGGCATTTACCGGAGCAATTTTCGTTTCAGCCGCTTTATCCCGAATCGCAGACAACAGCGCATCTTCTCCAGTTGCCTCCTTAAACATGTCAAAAGCATTTTGCGTACCTGGCCCATCACGGATCTCCGTAATGTATGTACGTACACTGCCAACTTGTCCGATCAATATGACCGCAGTCACACCCGCCAGAACAGCCGCCAGCTTTTTGGATTGGTTTCCCACAGCTCCATCCTCCCGCCGTCTTTGTCCCCATCATATGAGGACAAGGGCAAAAATATGAATGCTGAGCCATGGTTTCATCCTTGCTTTACGTATTTAAACGTTAAAAAAAGAGCCAGAAATTCACATTCTGTCTCTTCATTCAATCTATCCATTTATAACCTGTCGCTTCGGTATCCTAGGATTGAGCCGGAGCTTCAGCAGTCAAAACTGCTTTACGGGACAAGTTGATTCGACCTTGTGGGTCAATTTCCGTTACTTTTACCGTAATGGAATCACCGATAGCTACAACATCTTCCACTTTGGCAACACGTTCAGTTGACAGTTGCGAGATGTGTACCAGACCTTCTTTGTTCGGAAGTACTTCAACAAATGCACCGAATTTTTCTACGCGTTTTACTTTGCCGACATAAATCTCGCCGACCAATACTTCGCGCACAATACCTTCGATGATCGCTTTGGCTTTATCATTCATCTCCTGGTTGGAAGAAGCGATAAAGACACGTCCATCCTGTTCAATATCAATTTTAACACCGGTTTCTTCGATGATTTTATTGATAATTTTACCACCTGCACCGATCACATCACGGATTTTGTCCGGATTGATATGCATCGTTGTAATTTTAGGCGCATATTGTGATAACTGCTCACGTGGAGTTTTCAATATTTCGTTCATTTTGCCCAAAATGTGCATACGACCTTCTTTGGCTTGCGCCAATGCATCAGACAAAATTTGACGATTAATACCAGCAATTTTAATGTCCATTTGAATCGCGGTTACACCTTCAGGTGTTCCTGCTACCTTGAAGTCCATGTCACCCAGGTGATCTTCCATACCCTGAATATCACTCAGAATGGATACATGATCACCATCTTTGATCAGACCCATAGCTACACCCGCAACTGGAGCTTTGATTGGAACACCTGCATCCATCATAGCTAAAGTGCTGGCACAGATACTTGCCTGAGATGATGAGCCGTTGGATTCCAGAACTTCAGATACCAAACGAATCGTGTACGGGAAATCCGTTTCGGAAGGGATCACTTTGGAAAGAGCGCGCTCACCCAGAGCACCATGTCCGATTTCGCGACGGCCTGGAGCACGTAATGGACGAGCTTCACCTACGCTGAATGGTGGGAAGTTATAGTGATGCATGAATCGTTTCGTTTCTTCAAGACTGATTCCGTCCAAAATCTGAACATCACCCAGTGCACCAAGTGTACAAACGCTAAGTGCTTGCGTTTGACCGCGCGTAAACAGTCCTGTACCATGTGCACGTGGCAACAGAGATGTATCACATTCAATTGGGCGAATTTCAGCAAGTCCACGTCCATCCGGACGAACTTTATCATGCGTGATCAGACGACGCACTTCTTCTTTGACGATATCGTGCAGAACTTCCTTCACGTCTTTGAGCAATTCCGGACTTTCAATATATTTCTCTTCAAAGTGAGCAACGGTTTCGTCATTCACTACATCGATTGCATCTTGACGAGCATGCTTCTCGGCGATTTTAACCGCTTCGACCAGACGAGCGCTGGCGAATTCACGCACACTGTTGTTAACTTCAGCATTAACGGTACGCAACTTAACAGCCATTTTTTCTTTTCCAGCAACTTGCACGAGTTGTTCGATTACAGCAATAATGTTTTGGATCTCATCATGTCCAAACATGATTGCTTCGAGCATCACTTCTTCCGGCACTTCGTTTGCTTCGGCCTCAACCATCATGATGGCATCTTTGGTTCCTGCAACGACCAGTTCAATATCACTGACTTCAAGCTGTGCAATCGTTGGGTTAATGATGAACTCGCCATCAATACGTCCAACTTTCACGCCACCAATCGGTCCGCTGAATGGAACATCCGAAATGCTCAATGCTGCTGATGTACCAATCATTGCAGCGATTTGCGGTTCGCAATCCTGATCCACACTCATAACGATATTCAGAACTTGTACATCATTCCGGAAGCCTTCCGGGAACAAAGGACGAATTGGACGGTCTGTCAGACGGCTCGAAAGAATCGCTTTCTCACTTGGTCTGCCTTCACGTTTAATAAACCCACCCGGGATTTTACCTACGGCGTACAATCTTTCTTCATAGTTCACCGTTAATGGGAAAAAGTCCAGATCTTTCGGCTCACTTGATGCTGTCACAGTACACAGTACCACGGTATCCCCGTATGTTACCTTAACGGCAGCATTAGCCTGCTTGGCCAAACGCCCGGTCTCAAGCGTAAGCTTTCTTCCACCAAGCTGCATTTCAACACGCTGTTCCATGAAACCCCTCCTTTTATTCGTTCCTAATTCAATGGATTCTGCATATTCACAGTATTTCCTGCTTGTCCTGCATTCATTAGCTATGTATGGAACTTTCAACATGCTAACCTGCACAACAAAAGCTCCTCACGGAGCCCCATCTACAAATATATGGCAACATGTTCATCTACAAAACAACCCGGCTGTAAGTTCCGCTTGTCCTTTTAGACAAAAGAATGACGGATAACAGCCAGGTTGATTTTGAAAACATGTACGATAATTAACGACGCAATCCGAGTTTTTCGATCAGTGCGCTGTAACGTTTAACATCTTTGTTTTTCACGTAAGCCAAAAGCTTACGACGTTGACCTACCATTTTCAAAAGTCCACGACGTGAGTGGTGGTCTTTCTTATGCGTACGCAAGTGGTTTGTCAAACTTGTGATGTTTTCCGTAAGGATAGCAACTTGCACCTCTGGAGATCCTGTATCGGACTCGTGAGTTTTGTGCTCGTCGATCAGTTGTTGTTTACGTTCTTGAGTCAATGCCATCCTGTTCACCTCCTTCAATATAATCGCCATTAGCCTCGTCACCGCCGGTGAGAGCAAGCAACCAAGCCAAGGTTAATGTTGTCTCAATCGACAACGTAGTACAGTATATCATAATTGCCTAGTTAAAGTAAATGTAAACATGCATTTAATCCTGAACCTTTAAGATAACAGGCGGCCGGCAGTTAATGCATCTTCACGAATCTGGCTAATTAATGCCTCAATGGAGTCAAACTTTCGTTCTGCACGAATATAGTGAACGAGCTCAACCTTTAGTTCCTGGTCATACAAGTGTCCATCAAAATCAATCAGGTGCACTTCAAACGTAGGTTTCATCCCGCTTTCGTGAAACGTAGGTTTCACACCGAGATTCATTACGCCATGCAGTTCCTGTTCGCCATACTGCACACGAACAGCGTAAACACCCTTCGACGGGGTAACGTAATGATCCGTGAGTTCAAGGTTGGCTGTAGGAAATCCAATCGTTCGTCCACGCTTCTCCCCGTGAATGACGGTTCCTCTGATGCTGTAAGGTCGGCCAAGCCAATGACTGGCCTCATCCATCTCCCCACGCTTCAACAGGCCACGAATGAGAGAACTGCTCACTTTTTCACCATTTAACAAGAAAGGAGGAACGGTTTCCACCGTCATCTCTCCTTCTCCCAAAGTACGAAGAAGTTGTTCATCCCCGGCACCCTTGTGACCAAAACGGAAGTCAAAACCCACCACCGCTGTTCGTGTCTGAAGAGGAATCAACAAGTCGTGTACGAATTGTTGCGGCGTCAACCGTGAGAAATCTTCATTGAACTCCACCACATAGAGTACATCAACGCCCATTCCTGCCAAGATCTCTTCTTTATCTCTCAAGGGAGTTAAATAACCCTCGTAATCCCCTTTGCGCATAACTTCCTTCGGATGTGGATGAAAGGTCATGACCGCTGCCTGCATGCCCGTTTCCCGCGCAATGCGGACAGCTGATAAAATGACACTTGCATGTCCGAGATGCAGTCCGTCGAATTGACCAATCGCAAGCACTTGGGGCAGTGTGCTCAGCTCAGTCGAATGTAACGTCTGCGGATAGGTTAGCATTACGGTTTTCACAATCATTCACCTGCATTTCACTAGATAGGCCAAGCTAGAGCATCACCACAACTCCAAGCTCGAAACCTCTTTATTCCGGCAAAAAGACTTTAACTGCCCTCACC
The nucleotide sequence above comes from Paenibacillus sp. W2I17. Encoded proteins:
- a CDS encoding pitrilysin family protein, which produces MKKIQLGNGLRVVMEQIPTCRSVSFGIWVKTGSRNEQPASNGVSHFIEHMLFKGTDRYDAKAIAEQFDAIGGNVNAFTSKEYTCYYAKVLDEHLPIAVDVLSDMFFRSKMDDGELIKEKNVILEEISMYEDTPDDMVHDLMALAAYGEHPLAYPILGTEERLKAMDSSHLRAYMKEHYTIENTVISIAGNIDDSVIDLMEKHFGAFDVNGVTEAVTMPAFQSGQLFHKKKTEQNHICISFPGCKIGDPLQFAMVVLNNAIGGGMSSRLFQEIREKRGLAYSVYSYHSSHADSGLFTIYAGTAPKQTKEVLDLTKEVLRDLAVNGLSEDELRKGKEQLKGSLILSLESTGSRMNRLGKNELMLGRHHTLDEMITKIEQVTMDDINAVLDLMFAEPFALAMVGASDKTIAGLRRDDFVALRSNTETAGQ
- a CDS encoding polysaccharide deacetylase family protein, producing the protein MGNQSKKLAAVLAGVTAVILIGQVGSVRTYITEIRDGPGTQNAFDMFKEATGEDALLSAIRDKAAETKIAPVNARVDRVWKAIPGYNGMEIDVEATYRKALSGTLNTKIAYVYRQIEPEIQLKDLGAHPIYRGNANKPMVSFMINVAWGNEYIKPMLDTLDAEKVKATFFLDGSWLSKNVELAKEIQKRGHEMSNHAYSHPNMSRLSAERAKLEISKTQDLLHKTLGVENRWFAPPSGDFNQKTVDIASSMGLQTVLWTVDTVDWRKPSPDAVVAKIAKNTEAGTLILMHPTAASSGALKGMIQSIRAKGLVLGTVSETLSSERVNTSAVE
- the pnp gene encoding polyribonucleotide nucleotidyltransferase, with the translated sequence MEQRVEMQLGGRKLTLETGRLAKQANAAVKVTYGDTVVLCTVTASSEPKDLDFFPLTVNYEERLYAVGKIPGGFIKREGRPSEKAILSSRLTDRPIRPLFPEGFRNDVQVLNIVMSVDQDCEPQIAAMIGTSAALSISDVPFSGPIGGVKVGRIDGEFIINPTIAQLEVSDIELVVAGTKDAIMMVEAEANEVPEEVMLEAIMFGHDEIQNIIAVIEQLVQVAGKEKMAVKLRTVNAEVNNSVREFASARLVEAVKIAEKHARQDAIDVVNDETVAHFEEKYIESPELLKDVKEVLHDIVKEEVRRLITHDKVRPDGRGLAEIRPIECDTSLLPRAHGTGLFTRGQTQALSVCTLGALGDVQILDGISLEETKRFMHHYNFPPFSVGEARPLRAPGRREIGHGALGERALSKVIPSETDFPYTIRLVSEVLESNGSSSQASICASTLAMMDAGVPIKAPVAGVAMGLIKDGDHVSILSDIQGMEDHLGDMDFKVAGTPEGVTAIQMDIKIAGINRQILSDALAQAKEGRMHILGKMNEILKTPREQLSQYAPKITTMHINPDKIRDVIGAGGKIINKIIEETGVKIDIEQDGRVFIASSNQEMNDKAKAIIEGIVREVLVGEIYVGKVKRVEKFGAFVEVLPNKEGLVHISQLSTERVAKVEDVVAIGDSITVKVTEIDPQGRINLSRKAVLTAEAPAQS
- the rpsO gene encoding 30S ribosomal protein S15 is translated as MALTQERKQQLIDEHKTHESDTGSPEVQVAILTENITSLTNHLRTHKKDHHSRRGLLKMVGQRRKLLAYVKNKDVKRYSALIEKLGLRR
- a CDS encoding bifunctional riboflavin kinase/FAD synthetase; this encodes MKTVMLTYPQTLHSTELSTLPQVLAIGQFDGLHLGHASVILSAVRIARETGMQAAVMTFHPHPKEVMRKGDYEGYLTPLRDKEEILAGMGVDVLYVVEFNEDFSRLTPQQFVHDLLIPLQTRTAVVGFDFRFGHKGAGDEQLLRTLGEGEMTVETVPPFLLNGEKVSSSLIRGLLKRGEMDEASHWLGRPYSIRGTVIHGEKRGRTIGFPTANLELTDHYVTPSKGVYAVRVQYGEQELHGVMNLGVKPTFHESGMKPTFEVHLIDFDGHLYDQELKVELVHYIRAERKFDSIEALISQIREDALTAGRLLS